The window CCCGTGCCCGCGCTGCGCGCCGGACTGCCGCACGTGCGCACGCCCCGGTTCGCGCTGCTGGCCGCCGACCTGCCCCACCTGGAGCCCGGACACCTGGCCGCCCTGCGCGCCGCCGCCGACCAGGACGCCGACGGCGCGGGCGCGGTGTTCGCGGACTCGGCCGGACGCGAGCAGTGGCTCACCGGGGTGTGGCGCACCGGGACCGTGCGCGCCGCCCTCGCCGACTACCGGGGGCGCTCCCTGTACGGGCTGTTCGGCCCCCTCGCCCCCCGCGCGGTGGCCCTGGCCGACGACCTGGCCGTGGCCGACTGCGACACCCCCGACGACCTCGACCGGGCCCGCCGGATCCTGGAGCCGCCGACCGGCTGAGCGCCGCCCCGGGGTTGCGCGGGCTCGTCACGGTGGTCCATGATGTGCGCCATGACGATCAGGAAGGGCGGATCCCGCCCGGGCCGTTGAGCCCCACCGCGCCGACGTACGGGTCGGCCACCTCACTCCTCCGCTCCGTGGAGGACCGCGCCGTCTCCGTGCGCATGCGCGCCCTGGCGCTCCACGCCCGCGACCACGCGGGCACACCCCACCTCACCGGGATCCTCCGGCAGCTCGAAACCGCTGGTCACGGACGCCTCGCCGTGCACATGGCCGCGGCCGCGCGCGACACCGACACCCTGGCCCTGCATCTGGCCGGACCCGACCCCGAACTCCGCCGGGCCGCACTGCGCGCCCTTCGCGAGTCCTCCCTGCCCGACGAGGCCGTGCCGCCCGTTCTGGACGACGCGCCCACCGGTCTGCGCCGGGCCCTCTACCGCGCCCTGTACCACGCACGGCGCACCAGCCTCGCCGACTCCCTCCTGTCCCGCGTGCGCGCGGAGTACGGCGACGCCGAAGCCGCCGCCCTCCTGCCCGCGTGCTCACCCGAACGGGTCGCCGAAGACCTGCTCGGCCTCCGCCACGCCGTGCGTTCCTGGCGGCGGCTTGCCCGGCGCCACCCCGACGCCCTCCTGGACCTGCTCCGGAAGACGCACTCCCGGGGCGGCTGGACGTTCGAGCGCTTCACCGGCCTGAGGCGCGTCCTCCAGGCGCTCGACCCCGTCCGACCGGCCGGACTCGCCACCCTGCTCGGGGAACTCGGCGAGAAACGCCGCGACCTCGCGCTCCTCGCACCCCGCACCCACCGGCTGCTCCACCGCGACGGCGACCAACGCCACTACTCCACCCGCTATCCCGCCGGTCCCGGCGGCACCCGTGACATCCGCGGTCTGCTCAGGTACGCCAGGCACACCCCCGCGCAGGTCCTGCCCGTCCTGCGGGCCATGCCCCTGCCCGTGCGCACCGCCCACCTGGACCGGATCGCCCGGCGCGGGGACGGCCGCGGGGCGCTGCTCCTGCTGCCCTACCTCGACCTGCTTCCCCGAGACCGCGCCGAGGCCGAGGCCCGCCGCGCACTGGCGGAGACCACCGCCTTCCAGAGCCGCAGCACCCGCTACGGCGACCCCGACCAGGACTTGGACGCGATCGCCCACCTGCCCTACGGGGAGGCGGCAGGACCGCTGGAGGAGGCCGCCTCGGCCGGAGACCCCGCCCGCCGTGCGCGCGGCCTGGCCCGGCTGGTGGAGGCCACCGCCCGCACCGGCGACCCGGACCTGCTGGCCCGCGTGCTCGCCGAGCGGGCCGAGCGCTCCCGGGCCGAACGCGACCCGGTCCGCCGCTCCCTGCTGTGCGCCCTCTCGCGGGTCGCCCCCGCGCTGCTCGCACGGGCGTCCCTGCCCGCCCTGCACCGCGTGCTCGCCGACACCCTGGGCTCGCGCGACACCTCGGCCGACACCCGCCGGGCCCTGCGCGACCTGGCCGCCGCCCTGCTGCGCCACCCTCTGACCAGGCAGGACGCGGAGGCGGTGGACTGGGCGCTGGAGGCCTACGCCGGCCTGGTCGCGCGCTTCGGCGCGCGGGGGCTGGGCGAGCGGGGCCGTCCGCGCTCGCGCCCCCCGTGGTGGAGCGCGCCGGGCCGCCGGGCCGCCCGGATCGACCTGGACCCCGCCCTGGACCAAGTGCTGCCCCGGGGGCTGGAGCGGGAACTGTACCGGCGTCTGGCCCCGGCGCTCGACGACGCCCGCGCCCGGGGCGACCTCGGTCCCGCCGTCGCCCTGGCCCGCGAACTCGGCCGCCGCGTGCACGGGGTTCCGGAACTGCGCGAGCACCTGGCGGCCGCCCTCGGCCACGACGCGTCCGCTACGGGTTCCACAGACACCACGGACCCTTCTGGTATCGGGGGTGCCGTGGTTCCCACCGGAACCGGGAGTACCACCGGTCCCTCCAGCCTCCGGTACACCGGCGTCCCCACCACCGCGGAGGCCGCGGCCACCGCG is drawn from Nocardiopsis dassonvillei subsp. dassonvillei DSM 43111 and contains these coding sequences:
- the mobA gene encoding molybdenum cofactor guanylyltransferase, yielding MNETLDAVVLAGGAARRMGGADKPGLSVAGRTLLERVTDAVRAHNAGTRDGGRVIVVGPPRESPRALYVREDPPGSGPVPALRAGLPHVRTPRFALLAADLPHLEPGHLAALRAAADQDADGAGAVFADSAGREQWLTGVWRTGTVRAALADYRGRSLYGLFGPLAPRAVALADDLAVADCDTPDDLDRARRILEPPTG